CGATCGGGCGGCTGCTGCGCCCCACTTGCGTCGCCGCAATGTCCCCTGCGTTCGGGTACTGCTGCAGCAGCCAGTAATCCAGCACGCGACGGACGATGGGGGCGGCCGCGGTGGCGCCAAAACCGGCGTTCTCCACAATCACCGCCACCGCAATGCGTGGCGTATCCACCGGCGCAAAGGCCACGTACAGCGAATGGTCGCGCTTGCGCTCGGACAGGGCGGCCGCGTTGTAGCGCTGGTTCTGGCCGATGGTCACGGCCTGGGCGGTGCCGGTCTTGCCGCCGCTCAGATAGGGTGCCCCGGCAAACACGCCCCTGCCGGTGCCCTCCAGCGTCACACCCACCATGCCGTTCTTGATCATGGTGATATGTTCCGGCTTGTAACCCAGCTTGCGGTCCGGCTCGCGCTCGGGCTCCACCAGCTGTTGCGAGCCGGCTTCCTGCAAGCCCCGCACCACGTGCGGTTGCTGGCTGGTACCGCCATTGACCAGCGTGGCCAGCGCATGCGCCAGCTGCAGCATGGTGAAGTTGTTGTAGCCCTGGCCGATGCCCAGCGAAATCGTCTCGCCCGACAGCCACTTCTGCTGCGCGGGCCGCTTGTAGGCCTTGCGCTTCCACTCCGGGCTGGGCAGGATGCCGCGCACCTCGCCCTTCAGGTCGATGCCGGTGATCTGGCCGAAACCCAGCGGCGCCATGAAATCATGAATGGCCTGCACGCCCATCTCGTGCGCCAGCGAGTAGTAGTACACGTTGCTCGACTTGACGATGCTCCGGTGCAGGTTGACCGAGCCCAGCGCATGTCCGCTGCGGAAACGGTGGTTGCCGAACATCCAGTAGCCCGGATCATGGATGGTGGTGCCGGCCGTGCGCGCACCGGTTTCCAGTGCAGCCAGCGCCATGAAAGGCTTGTAGGTGGAGCCGGGGGGATAGGTGCCCCGCAACGCGCGGTTCAGCAGCGGCTTGTCGATGGAGTCGTTCAGTGCCGACCAGTTTTCCTGGTCGATGCCTTCCACGAACAGGTTGGGGTCGAACGTGGGCTTGCTCACGAAGGCCAGCACCTCGCCATTGCGCGGATCGATGGCCACCAGCGCGCCGCGCCGCTTGCCGAACAGGTCTTCCACCATTTTCTGCAGCTTGATGTCGATCGACAGCACCACGTTCTGCCCGGGCGTGGCCGGGCTGCTCGCCAGCCGGCGCACGATGAAGCCGCCCGCGGTGGTCTCCATCTGCTCCCGCCCGGAAATGCCGTGCAGCTCCTTCTCGTAGGCCTGCTCCACCCCCAGCTTGCCGATATGGTCGGTGCCCTTGTAGTTGTCGGCGTCGTCGCCTTCCTCGATCGCTTCCTTCTCGCGCTGGTTGATGCGGCCGATGTAGCCGATGAGGTGGCTGCCCAGCTCGCCGTAGGGGTAGTAGCGCAGCAGGCGGGCATTCACCTCGACCCCCGGGAAGCGGTAGCGCTGGGCGGCGAAACGCGCGATCTCCTCGTCGCTCAGGCGGGTGCGCAGCGGGATCGCCTCGTAGCTGCGGCTGTCGGCGCGCAGGCGGTTGAAGCGGCGGCGGTCGGTGTCGCTGATCGGAATCAGTTCGCCGAGTGCGGCAATGGTGGCTTCCAGGTCCTCGATCTTGCTCGGCGTGAGTTCCAGCGTATAGGCCGAATAGTTGGAGGCCAGCACGATGCCGTTGCGGTCGCGGATCTCGCCACGGCTGGGTACCACCGGCACCAGCGCCGTGCGGTTGCTCTCGGCCTGGGCGATGTAGTCCTCGTGGCGCACGATCTGCAGCACGCTCCAGCGGTATACCAGCAGCCCGAAACAGACCAGCACCAGCAGGCCCATCGCGATCAGGCGATAGGTGAACTGCTGCTGCTGCGATTCGGCATTGCGCAGCTCGTTGGCGACGGGAAGGCTGTAGTTCATGCGCGCAACAGCTCCCTCAGAGCGGGCGCGTCAGGTCGCGGTCGGGGGCGCGGCGCTGCGGCGCCAGCAGCAGCAGGCTCAGCAGCGGCCACAGTGCGGTCTCGAGCAGCGGAGCCCCGAGCAGCGACCAGCCCGGGAACTGTCCGCCGCTGATCAGGCGCAGCACCCAGATCAGGCCGTGCGTGAGCAGCGCGATGCCGAAAATCTGGGGCGTCTGCAGCCAGGGCGAAAACCACAGCATGCGGCGCTGTGCCAGCGTGATCAGGTAGGCGGCCAGCGCATAGCCCACGGCATGCATGCCCAGCAGGGTGGTGTGGTGCACGTCCATTACCAGTCCGAACACGAAGGCCATGCCCACACCCAGAAAGGCCGGCTGGTGCAGGCACCAGAACAGCACGGTCAGCAGCAGCACGTCCGGCACCCAGGGGGTGCGCCCGAACGGCATCAGGTTGATCAGCAATGCCACCAGCAGGCTGCCCCAGATGAACCAGGGGTTGACCGGCAGCAGCAGGCGTTGGCCTTTTTCCAGCATCATCGTTTCGCTCCCTGGCCCGGACGCTCCTTGCCCGCCGGGCCCTTGCGTTGCGGCGTTCTGGCCGCGCTGGCTGCAGCTGCCACGGCTTCACTCTTGACCTGTTCCTGCGGCTCCAGCACCAGCACATAGCCCAGGGCCAGCGGCTTGGCGGCCGGCGTGGCCTGCACGCGCGTGAACGAGGTGTTGCTGCGGCGATCCACCAGCGAGACCGTGCCCACCGGCAGGCCGGCCGGATAGACACCACCCAGACCGCTCGTCGTCAGCACATCGCCGACCCTGAAATCGGCATTGCTAGCCATGAAGCGCACTTCCAGCGCGCTGGCCTGCGGCGACTGGCTGTCGCCATAGGCCAGGCCGCGCTCGCCGGTGCGGCTGTTGATGATGGGGGTGGCATGCTCGGGGTTGTCGATCAGCGTGACTTCGCTGGAGAGCGGATAGACGCGCAGCACCTGGCCCAGCAGGCCGGAGGCATCGATGACCGGCGCCCCCTCGACGATGCCGGCGCTGCTGCCCTTGTTGATCACCACGCGGCGGGTGAACGGATCGGGGGCGATGTAGACCACCTCGGCCGCGCGGGCCTGGATCGGCAGCGCCTGCTCCAGGCTGAGCAGTTCGCGCAGCGACTGGTTCTCGCGCATCAGCAGGTCGGCACGTTGCGCCTTCAGGGCCTGCTGCGCCATCAGCGTGGCGGCCTGCTCCTGGGTCTGCTTGGCGGTTTCCACCGTGGTGACGTAGGTGCCGAGCAGGTTGACGGTCTTGACCGGCTGCGCGCCCAGCCATTGCAAGGGCGCCAGCACCGTGGCCGTGACGGAACGCGCGGTGCTGCCGATGCCGAACCGGCTGTCGGCCACCATCAGGAAAATGCCAAGCGTCGTGGCGAGCAGCAGCCGCACCAGCGGCGTGGGGCCGCGGTTGAACAGGCGGGGCGTGCTGCGCTCGAAGGTATCCAGCGGCATGATTCAGCGGGCGTGCAGCGCGGCAGCCACGGGCGGGCCTTACTCGCTGGTGAAGATGCTGCCCAGGCGGTCCATGCGCTCCAGCGCGATGCCGCAGCCGCGCACCACGCAGGACAGGGGCTCTTCGGCCACCAGCACCGGCAGGCCGGTTTCCTCGGCCAGCAGGCGGTCCAGGTCGCGCAGCAGCGCGCCGCCGCCGGTCAGCATCATGCCGCGGTCGGCAATGTCGGCACCCAGCTCGGGCGGCGTCTGTTCCAGCGCGTTCTTGACGGCGCTGACGATCTGGTTCAGCGGGTCGTTCAGCGCCTCGAGGATCTCGTTGCTGCTGATGGTGAACGAACGCGGCACGCCTTCGCTCAGGTTGCGGCCCTTGACTTCCATCTCCTTCACCTCGGAGCCGGGGAAGGCGGAGCCGATTTCCTTCTTGATCGCCTCGGCGGTCTGCTCGCCGATCAGCATGCCGTAGTTGCGGCGGATGTAGTTGATGATGGACTCGTCGAACTTGTCGCCGCCCACGCGCACGCTGCCCTTGTAGACCATGCCGCCCAGGCTGATCACGCCGACTTCGGTGGTGCCGCCGCCGATGTCGACCACCATGGAACCGCTGGCCTCGCTCACCGGCAGGCCGGCCCCGATGGCGGCGGCCATGGGTTCCTCGATCAGGAATACGTCGCTGGCGCCGGCGCCCAGTGCCGCATCACGGATGGCGCGTTTTTCGACCTGGGTGGAGCCGCAGGGCACGCAGACGATGATGCGCGGGCTCGGCTTGAGCAGCGAGCGCGGATGCACCATCTTGATGAACTGCTTGATCATCTGCTCGGTGACGACGAAATCGGCAATCACGCCGTCCTTCATCGGGCGGATGGCATCAATGTTGCCGGGCACCTTGCCCAGCATGGCCTTGGCCTCGCGGCCGACGGCCTGGATCACCTTGCGGCCGTTGGGACCGCCTTCGTGGCGGATGGCGACCACGGAGGGTTCATCGAGGACGATACCCTTGTCGCGGGTGCAGATGAGGGTGTTGGCGGTGCCCAGGTCAATGGCCAAGTCGGTGGAGAAATACCGGCGGAAACCAGCGAACATGTAGAAATCCTTTGCCAGCCCGGCAGGAGCAGGTCGCGGTGCCTGCCGCAGCTTGTGGAAAAATTCGGGGGAGGTGGCGCGCATCACTCCCGCAAGCGGCACAGCAACGCACAACGAGGACAGCAGTTCGAACCGCGCCCTCTGAAACCTAGGATAATACCGCAATACCGTTTGGGCCGACAGGGTGTTTCCGACATTTTGTCGCGCTTGCCGCGGGGTGGATGCTGCATTGCAACATGCGCCGCCGGGCAGGCCGTTCCAGGCCCGATGGCAGACCCGAAATGGATGGATCGCATGCCGCTGACTCCCGAAAATATCGCCTTCATCGCCAGGCTCTCGCGCCTGGCCCTGACCCCGGATGAAACCACCGGCATGGTCAATCACCTGAACCAGTTCTTCGACACCGTGGTGGCCCCGATGCAGGAGGTGGATACCACCGGTCTGCAGCCCATGGCGCACCCGACCGAGGCCATGCGCGAAGTGGCGCTGCGCCTGCGCGAGGACGTGGCCAGCGAGCCCAATCAGCGCGAGCTGAACCAGCGTAGCGCCCCGGCCGTGGAAAACGGCCTGTTCCTGGTGCCCAAGGTCATCGAATAATGGTTTACGGGTTCGAGTCTCCCCCCGAGCGTCGAGCCCTCCACACAAAGCACACAGCATGAGCGACTTCCACACGTACACCGTGACCGGCTTGAGCCGGTTGCTGGCCGACAAGCAGGCCAGCGCCACCGAGCTGGCACAGCATTTCCTGGCGCGCAGCCAGGCCCGCGCCGATCTGGGCGCCTATCTGAGCATTGACGCCGAAGCCACGCTGGCCCAGGCGAAGCTGGCCGACGAGCGCCGCGCCAACGGCCAGGCCACGCCCCTTACTGGCGTGCCGATCGCGCACAAGGACATCTTCGTCACGCGCGACTGGCCGACCACCGCCGGCAGCAAAATGCTCGAAAACTACCGCAGCCCGTTCGATGCCACCGTGGTGGCGCGCCTGGGCTTCGGCAACCGCGACCAGGGCGGCCAGGACGATGGCGCCGGCATGGTCACGCTGGGCAAGCTCAACTGCGACGAATTTGCCATGGGCTCGGGCAACGAGAACTCGGCCTATGCCAAGGCGCACAACCCCTGGGACGTGGCGCGCGTGCCGGGCGGCTCTTCCGGCGGAAGTTCGGCCGCCATCGCCGCGCGCCTGGCCCCGGCCGCCACCGGCACCGATACAGGCGGATCGATCCGCCAGCCCGCGGCCTTCTGCGGCATCACCGGCATCAAGCCCACCTACGGTCGCGCCAGCCGCTACGGCATGGTGGCCTACGCCTCCAGCCTGGACCAGGCCGGCCCGATGGCGCAGACCGCCGAAGACTGCGCGCTGCTGCTGAGCGCCATGTGCGGCGTGGATGCCGACCGCGACTCCACCTCGCTCGATGTGCCGGCAGAAGACTTCAGCCTCAAGCTGAACGACAGCATCGAGGGCCTGCGCATCGGCGTGCCGAAGGAATTCTTCGGCGAAGGCCTGGATGACGACGTGCGCGCAGCCA
The DNA window shown above is from Brachymonas denitrificans and carries:
- the gatA gene encoding Asp-tRNA(Asn)/Glu-tRNA(Gln) amidotransferase subunit GatA; the protein is MSDFHTYTVTGLSRLLADKQASATELAQHFLARSQARADLGAYLSIDAEATLAQAKLADERRANGQATPLTGVPIAHKDIFVTRDWPTTAGSKMLENYRSPFDATVVARLGFGNRDQGGQDDGAGMVTLGKLNCDEFAMGSGNENSAYAKAHNPWDVARVPGGSSGGSSAAIAARLAPAATGTDTGGSIRQPAAFCGITGIKPTYGRASRYGMVAYASSLDQAGPMAQTAEDCALLLSAMCGVDADRDSTSLDVPAEDFSLKLNDSIEGLRIGVPKEFFGEGLDDDVRAAIEVALKQYEQLGAKICEISLPTAPVSIPVYYIIAPAEASSNLSRFDGVKFGHRARDFTDLASMYENTREEGFGDEVKRRILTGTYVLSHGYYDAYYLKAQQIRRLIANEFQQAFAHCDLIAGPAAPSVAWKIGADKDPLDDYLADIFTLPASLAGLPGMSHPVGFGNGGMPVGLQLIGNYLQESRLLNAAHRFQQATDWHSRTPEGV
- a CDS encoding rod shape-determining protein, translating into MFAGFRRYFSTDLAIDLGTANTLICTRDKGIVLDEPSVVAIRHEGGPNGRKVIQAVGREAKAMLGKVPGNIDAIRPMKDGVIADFVVTEQMIKQFIKMVHPRSLLKPSPRIIVCVPCGSTQVEKRAIRDAALGAGASDVFLIEEPMAAAIGAGLPVSEASGSMVVDIGGGTTEVGVISLGGMVYKGSVRVGGDKFDESIINYIRRNYGMLIGEQTAEAIKKEIGSAFPGSEVKEMEVKGRNLSEGVPRSFTISSNEILEALNDPLNQIVSAVKNALEQTPPELGADIADRGMMLTGGGALLRDLDRLLAEETGLPVLVAEEPLSCVVRGCGIALERMDRLGSIFTSE
- the mreD gene encoding rod shape-determining protein MreD; this encodes MMLEKGQRLLLPVNPWFIWGSLLVALLINLMPFGRTPWVPDVLLLTVLFWCLHQPAFLGVGMAFVFGLVMDVHHTTLLGMHAVGYALAAYLITLAQRRMLWFSPWLQTPQIFGIALLTHGLIWVLRLISGGQFPGWSLLGAPLLETALWPLLSLLLLAPQRRAPDRDLTRPL
- the mreC gene encoding rod shape-determining protein MreC, which produces MPLDTFERSTPRLFNRGPTPLVRLLLATTLGIFLMVADSRFGIGSTARSVTATVLAPLQWLGAQPVKTVNLLGTYVTTVETAKQTQEQAATLMAQQALKAQRADLLMRENQSLRELLSLEQALPIQARAAEVVYIAPDPFTRRVVINKGSSAGIVEGAPVIDASGLLGQVLRVYPLSSEVTLIDNPEHATPIINSRTGERGLAYGDSQSPQASALEVRFMASNADFRVGDVLTTSGLGGVYPAGLPVGTVSLVDRRSNTSFTRVQATPAAKPLALGYVLVLEPQEQVKSEAVAAAASAARTPQRKGPAGKERPGQGAKR
- the mrdA gene encoding penicillin-binding protein 2 — encoded protein: MNYSLPVANELRNAESQQQQFTYRLIAMGLLVLVCFGLLVYRWSVLQIVRHEDYIAQAESNRTALVPVVPSRGEIRDRNGIVLASNYSAYTLELTPSKIEDLEATIAALGELIPISDTDRRRFNRLRADSRSYEAIPLRTRLSDEEIARFAAQRYRFPGVEVNARLLRYYPYGELGSHLIGYIGRINQREKEAIEEGDDADNYKGTDHIGKLGVEQAYEKELHGISGREQMETTAGGFIVRRLASSPATPGQNVVLSIDIKLQKMVEDLFGKRRGALVAIDPRNGEVLAFVSKPTFDPNLFVEGIDQENWSALNDSIDKPLLNRALRGTYPPGSTYKPFMALAALETGARTAGTTIHDPGYWMFGNHRFRSGHALGSVNLHRSIVKSSNVYYYSLAHEMGVQAIHDFMAPLGFGQITGIDLKGEVRGILPSPEWKRKAYKRPAQQKWLSGETISLGIGQGYNNFTMLQLAHALATLVNGGTSQQPHVVRGLQEAGSQQLVEPEREPDRKLGYKPEHITMIKNGMVGVTLEGTGRGVFAGAPYLSGGKTGTAQAVTIGQNQRYNAAALSERKRDHSLYVAFAPVDTPRIAVAVIVENAGFGATAAAPIVRRVLDYWLLQQYPNAGDIAATQVGRSSRPIGVPRNAATMPWPPEDVKLLAPTPDGTGMAALQGASAVAAVTAASGAVADAVAAGVAGPAGMAASGASAALPGAGIATGAAAGQPSAPRSAGAPALANGARTAASAPGFSLPPAALALQRLFPASAPLSGASVPAPAASSPPPAQRRNQPTR
- the gatC gene encoding Asp-tRNA(Asn)/Glu-tRNA(Gln) amidotransferase subunit GatC; translation: MPLTPENIAFIARLSRLALTPDETTGMVNHLNQFFDTVVAPMQEVDTTGLQPMAHPTEAMREVALRLREDVASEPNQRELNQRSAPAVENGLFLVPKVIE